One window from the genome of Candidatus Didemnitutus sp. encodes:
- a CDS encoding amidohydrolase: protein MHFVDTHQHLWDPRRLPYSWCASIPALHRTFSLDDYRAASRGAGIAKTVFMECDVDDPHQLAEAEHVQQLAETDPLIQGIVASGRPEHDGFAAHLRALARLPRLRGIRRVLHVVPDGLCLEPRFAENLRLLPDYGLTFDVCALPRQLANVRTLAERCPQVTFILDHVGVPDVKNRMDEPWRTGLARLADLPNVNCKISGLVAYADSATWTVDDLRPYFEHAVACFGWDRLVWGGDWPVCTLTAPLSRWVEATHALTASATPAQRALLYHRNAERLYRV from the coding sequence ATGCACTTCGTCGATACCCACCAGCATCTCTGGGACCCGAGACGCTTGCCCTATTCCTGGTGCGCGAGCATTCCCGCCCTGCATCGGACTTTCTCCCTCGACGACTACCGCGCCGCGAGTCGAGGCGCGGGGATTGCCAAAACGGTCTTCATGGAGTGCGACGTCGACGATCCGCACCAACTCGCCGAGGCGGAGCACGTCCAGCAGCTCGCCGAGACCGATCCGCTCATCCAAGGCATCGTGGCGAGCGGTCGGCCGGAGCATGACGGCTTCGCCGCGCACCTCCGCGCGCTCGCGCGGCTCCCGCGTCTTCGCGGTATTCGCCGCGTGTTGCACGTCGTGCCCGACGGACTTTGTCTCGAGCCCCGCTTCGCCGAGAACCTCCGCCTGCTGCCGGATTACGGCCTGACCTTCGACGTGTGCGCCCTGCCACGCCAACTGGCGAATGTGCGCACCCTCGCCGAGCGCTGCCCGCAGGTGACCTTCATCCTCGATCACGTCGGCGTCCCCGACGTGAAAAACCGCATGGACGAACCCTGGCGCACCGGACTGGCCCGCCTCGCCGACCTGCCCAACGTGAATTGCAAGATCAGCGGCCTCGTCGCCTACGCCGACTCCGCGACCTGGACCGTCGACGACCTCCGGCCGTATTTCGAGCACGCCGTCGCGTGCTTCGGCTGGGATCGCCTCGTCTGGGGCGGCGACTGGCCGGTGTGCACGCTCACCGCCCCGCTCTCCCGCTGGGTCGAAGCCACGCACGCCCTCACGGCCAGCGCCACGCCCGCGCAGCGCGCCCTGCTCTATCACCGCAATGCCGAGCGCCTCTACCGGGTTTAG
- a CDS encoding AraC family transcriptional regulator — protein MPKPPPDYFRYFPDHPDIARWGIGVAACGLARATPGAAYPPQQHPADHHFDWSHGRVLDAVQIVLITSGRGAFESRELGRRDIETGTAVLLLPGMWHRYRPDDKTGWSESWVELRGPVVDTLRTSGVLAVDSAIRNGALAAGLDSAMDTLHQHARRAGPGFDPEMSACALNILAAWARAGETAPARARMVRAVLQAERYFADHHTEAVNVEALARELGVAYSHFRREFKTQTGFSPWNYVVHLRLSRARRLLAAGDATLDDIAARLGFSSAFHLSTAFKQAYGIAPQHWREQLQKTARPAGKRPETDV, from the coding sequence ATGCCCAAGCCGCCCCCCGACTATTTTCGCTACTTCCCGGACCATCCGGACATCGCACGCTGGGGCATTGGTGTCGCGGCGTGCGGCCTCGCACGCGCCACGCCGGGCGCGGCCTACCCGCCGCAGCAACACCCGGCGGACCACCACTTCGACTGGTCCCATGGCCGCGTGCTCGACGCCGTGCAGATCGTGCTCATCACCTCCGGCCGCGGCGCGTTCGAGTCGCGCGAGCTCGGGCGCCGCGATATCGAGACCGGCACCGCCGTGCTGCTGCTGCCGGGCATGTGGCACCGCTACCGGCCCGACGATAAAACCGGCTGGTCCGAGAGCTGGGTGGAGCTGCGCGGCCCCGTCGTCGACACGCTGCGCACGTCCGGCGTGCTTGCCGTGGACAGCGCGATCCGCAACGGAGCGCTCGCGGCCGGACTGGACAGCGCGATGGACACGCTGCACCAGCACGCGCGGCGCGCCGGGCCGGGCTTCGACCCGGAAATGTCCGCGTGCGCGCTGAACATCCTCGCGGCGTGGGCGCGCGCGGGCGAGACGGCTCCGGCGCGCGCCCGCATGGTGCGCGCGGTCCTGCAGGCGGAGCGATATTTCGCCGATCATCACACGGAGGCGGTCAACGTCGAGGCCCTGGCCAGGGAACTCGGCGTCGCGTATTCGCATTTCCGGCGCGAATTCAAGACCCAGACCGGCTTCTCGCCGTGGAACTACGTCGTGCATCTGCGCCTGTCGCGCGCGCGCCGCCTGCTCGCGGCGGGCGACGCGACGCTCGACGACATCGCGGCCCGCCTGGGGTTCAGCTCGGCGTTCCATCTCTCCACGGCCTTCAAGCAGGCTTACGGCATCGCGCCGCAACACTGGCGCGAGCAGCTGCAGAAGACCGCGCGCCCCGCGGGAAAACGTCCCGAAACGGACGTCTGA